The nucleotide window CCAGAGCCCTATGGAAGTGATTTTTTACATGTTGGACCTGACTCTGACCCTGACTGGAAACCTTCTGTTCAAACAGAGACAAAATGGGAGGATGAGTTTGGATGTATATGGGAAAGATTGTCAGGAGATGTCACCATGGGACAGGTTAAATTTCATCCTCTTTCTGATTATTCTGACTGGTCAAAGGTAAAATTTCCAAATTATGAAAAAAAGGTAAGGTATGAAAGTGCTAGAAAAAAGATAGAAGAAAATAAAGAGGAAAAATTTGTTCTTGCTCATATACCTTTTAGTTTAATTCACCGGCTTGAATATTTAAGAGGACATAATGAAGCGTGGACAGACCCTTATTTATATCCTGAACAACTTGATAAACTCCTTGATAAATTATGTGAAATTGCGATGGTATGTATAGAAAGATTTTCTGAATTAGGAGTAGATGGAATATGTTCTGCTGATGACTGGGGATTTCAGGATAGATTGATGGTAAAGCCTGTGATATGGTATAAAGTATGGAAGGAAAAGTATAAAAAGGTTTATACATTTGCAAGAAATAAAGGAATTTTAACTTTTCTGCATAGTTGTGGTTATATAGTAGATATTCTTGATGGATTAATAGAAAGTAATTTGAATGTTATACAGATGGATCAGCAGGAAAATATGGGAGTTGAGTATTTAAGTGAAAGATTTGGTGGTCGGCTCTGTTTCTGGTGTCCTGTTGATATTCAAAACACTATGATTAAAGGAACTGTTGAAGATGTTAAAAAATATGCTAAAAAACTTATTGATTATTTCGGGAAATTTAACGGTGGATTTATTGCAAAATGGTATCCTGCTCCTCTTGCAATAAAACATACAGAAGAAAAAATTAAGGCAATGGCTGAAACATTTGTTGAATATGGCAAAACTTTTTATAAAAGATAAAAAAAGGTATAATATTAAGAGAATAGAAATTAAAAAGGGGATTTAAATGAAAAACTACAAATCAACTTCTTTAATTAAAGTTATGGACGAAGAAGAAATAAGGAATGAATTTTTGCCACAGTTACAGAATGCTATTAAAAATCTTTTGAAAATTCTGCATCAATTCAATACAAAATCTTCACTTCCTCTAAGAGAATTAAGTTTTGCTCTGATGAAAGAAGCAGACGAAATTGAAACGTTTCTTGACGAATTTGGAGCAAATCATAATAAAAAATTTTTTACTCTTAGGGAAATGGTCGCTGCTATAAGATGGTTCAATTTTTCTCTATTTCATGGACTTCATCTTTATACAAGAACAAAACACTATAAACTTTCGGTAACTCCAAAAGAATATCAGGAATTCAGAAAAGACCTGAAAAAAAATTTGATATATATTTATAAAATTATAAGGAAAATATCCATTAAATTCTTTGAAGAATGTGAGTTGATTGGATTAAAAATAAATGAGGTAGAGGTTTATTCAGAAAAACTTTTTCCACAACTACAGAGAAAAATTTTACCATCGGATATAGATGAGGGGATAGCAGAAGAAAAAGAAGAAAGAGTTTTTGAAATTCTTATAAAATTTTTAAATACCTCCGAAG belongs to bacterium and includes:
- a CDS encoding uroporphyrinogen decarboxylase family protein — protein: MTPREIVKRAVLFQGPERIPYDLPEPYGSDFLHVGPDSDPDWKPSVQTETKWEDEFGCIWERLSGDVTMGQVKFHPLSDYSDWSKVKFPNYEKKVRYESARKKIEENKEEKFVLAHIPFSLIHRLEYLRGHNEAWTDPYLYPEQLDKLLDKLCEIAMVCIERFSELGVDGICSADDWGFQDRLMVKPVIWYKVWKEKYKKVYTFARNKGILTFLHSCGYIVDILDGLIESNLNVIQMDQQENMGVEYLSERFGGRLCFWCPVDIQNTMIKGTVEDVKKYAKKLIDYFGKFNGGFIAKWYPAPLAIKHTEEKIKAMAETFVEYGKTFYKR